A section of the Pirellulales bacterium genome encodes:
- a CDS encoding aldose 1-epimerase family protein, which translates to MPAKTWTLIDVDRDIYVDELRLGPNDVGLPSGGFSVVKRTLRGGLRDGLNVVEIDNGALRATVLCDRGMGIWRVWSGGLEVGWPSPVKGPVHPKFVPLDEASGIGWLSGFDELLCRCGLEYNGAPEWSSDGKLKHTLHGRIANRPAHFVTATIDDDRQELAVTGVVDESRLFGNSLRLTSTVRTTFGLQRLTIVDEISNPWSLPVDLELLYHINIGPPLAAQGSTFDGPVEVMAPRDVAAVAGIDTWQAYEAGRPGAAETVLYMELAADDDRNTAVLLTDPSGERGLSLRFNRNEFPYFALWKNPISYSDGYCTGLEPCINFPNMKSFEQAHGRVAKVAPGETRRFQIEMEIHTDIDSLRTAQAQIADLQRRVEPRVFDEPRPEWSP; encoded by the coding sequence ATGCCTGCGAAAACCTGGACCTTGATCGACGTCGACCGTGACATCTATGTCGACGAGTTGCGGCTGGGGCCGAACGACGTCGGCCTGCCCAGCGGCGGCTTCTCGGTCGTCAAGCGCACGCTGCGCGGCGGGCTGCGCGACGGGCTGAACGTGGTCGAAATCGACAACGGCGCCTTGCGGGCGACCGTGCTGTGCGATCGGGGCATGGGTATTTGGCGCGTGTGGTCGGGCGGCCTGGAAGTCGGTTGGCCGTCGCCGGTCAAAGGGCCGGTGCATCCCAAGTTCGTCCCGCTTGACGAGGCAAGCGGCATCGGCTGGCTGAGCGGATTCGACGAGCTTTTGTGCCGTTGCGGGCTGGAATACAACGGCGCGCCGGAATGGTCGTCCGACGGCAAGCTGAAGCACACGCTGCACGGCCGCATCGCCAACCGGCCGGCCCACTTCGTCACGGCGACGATTGACGACGATCGCCAGGAGCTTGCCGTCACCGGCGTGGTCGATGAGTCGCGGCTGTTCGGCAATTCCCTGCGGCTGACATCGACGGTGCGCACCACATTCGGATTGCAACGGCTGACGATCGTCGACGAAATCAGCAATCCTTGGTCGCTGCCGGTCGATCTGGAGCTGCTCTATCACATCAACATCGGCCCGCCGTTGGCCGCCCAGGGCTCGACCTTCGACGGACCTGTGGAGGTCATGGCGCCGCGCGACGTAGCGGCCGTCGCCGGCATCGACACCTGGCAAGCCTACGAGGCGGGCCGGCCCGGCGCGGCGGAGACGGTGCTCTACATGGAGTTGGCCGCCGATGACGACCGCAACACCGCCGTGCTCTTGACCGATCCCTCGGGCGAGCGCGGTTTGAGCCTGCGATTCAATCGGAATGAGTTCCCGTACTTCGCTCTCTGGAAGAACCCGATTTCGTACAGCGACGGTTATTGCACCGGCTTGGAGCCTTGCATCAACTTTCCCAACATGAAATCGTTCGAGCAGGCCCACGGGCGCGTGGCCAAGGTGGCGCCCGGCGAGACGCGCCGCTTTCAGATCGAGATGGAGATCCACACCGACATCGACAGCCTGCGGACCGCTCAGGCGCAGATCGCCGACCTGCAGCGGCGCGTTGAGCCGCGGGTCTTCGACGAGCCGCGGCCGGAGTGGTCGCCCTAG
- a CDS encoding ABC transporter permease subunit: MTLVQQFRTVTWLVRDTFRQSLAHGIFWVLAIVSVVCITLCASVTVNAPAALADPGENADFLPRNDPDARDRERAAKSGVTIVEGTMTLGFGAIELPVARDARRAVHFLQLLLACGVADTCGLLLALVWTAGFLPSFLDGRNIAVLLAKPASRWLLACGKFVGVLGFVLAHAVFFVGGTWLALGLKTGIWDAIYLWSVPLLLVHFAIFFSFSMLLAVSTRSTVICIFGSIVFWLVCWGMNFGRHAVLAESYPPAESRFSGRAVALLEAGYWTLPKPADLGIVLYDALEAADSFTQNGVFQIVKDHGDFHPWCSLAASLAFMFVLLAASSRQFATLDY, from the coding sequence ATGACGCTGGTCCAGCAATTTCGGACCGTGACCTGGTTGGTGCGAGATACTTTCCGCCAGTCGTTGGCTCACGGCATTTTCTGGGTTCTCGCCATAGTGAGCGTGGTATGCATTACCCTGTGCGCGAGCGTGACCGTCAACGCGCCGGCGGCGCTTGCCGATCCCGGCGAGAACGCCGATTTCTTGCCGCGCAACGATCCCGATGCCCGCGATCGCGAACGGGCGGCGAAATCGGGGGTCACGATCGTCGAAGGAACGATGACGCTTGGATTCGGCGCCATCGAGCTGCCGGTGGCGCGCGACGCCCGGCGCGCCGTCCACTTTTTGCAATTGCTGCTGGCCTGCGGGGTGGCCGACACCTGCGGCCTGCTGCTGGCGCTGGTCTGGACGGCCGGGTTTTTGCCGAGCTTTCTCGACGGCCGCAACATCGCGGTGTTGTTGGCCAAGCCGGCCTCGCGTTGGCTGCTGGCCTGCGGCAAGTTCGTGGGTGTGCTTGGCTTCGTGCTGGCCCATGCCGTGTTTTTCGTGGGCGGCACATGGCTGGCCTTGGGACTGAAAACCGGAATCTGGGACGCGATCTATTTGTGGAGCGTGCCGTTGCTCTTGGTCCACTTCGCGATCTTCTTCAGCTTCTCGATGTTGCTGGCTGTCTCGACGCGCAGCACGGTGATCTGTATTTTCGGCTCGATTGTATTTTGGCTCGTCTGCTGGGGCATGAACTTCGGACGCCACGCGGTGCTGGCCGAGAGCTATCCGCCGGCGGAAAGTAGGTTCTCGGGCCGGGCGGTGGCGTTGCTGGAGGCCGGCTATTGGACCCTGCCCAAACCGGCCGACCTGGGAATCGTGCTCTACGACGCCCTGGAAGCAGCCGACTCCTTCACTCAAAACGGTGTCTTTCAAATCGTGAAGGACCACGGCGACTTCCATCCCTGGTGTTCGCTCGCCGCATCGCTGGCGTTTATGTTCGTACTACTGGCGGCTAGCTCCCGCCAATTCGCCACGCTCGACTATTAG
- a CDS encoding Tad domain-containing protein yields MRTARYRDRRRGNALVLMVLFLVPLMAFLALSIDVGLLAIARTQSQDATDLAALAGVRTLNGSTANGANNNYAAAAPAAQKAATANNVLWSPLKSSQVAINIGRYAYNGATQQFEGNPPGASGNWSMVQATTTVNVNNSMPFSRMLGISVSSLQTQATAVHRPRDVAIVLDYSGSMRFASYLGVNSGGTMAANNPDTVVPTFGHYSAFGAGTMYATSFNLPYSPANITSTTTDGRPPICADFYQDAGGTPAFTAAPASYATTPGGDNYLTIDKNTGASYAQTPAQLLNFATVTTKTRDATFESEGYTAYGMAPAFYGYTQGPVYYGKTFFIWPPDPTQDWRKLYFTYHNSATPMGDNSKLWNSSGNWQVAGTSNSYDINYDAILNFIQNVGPNLFPPTLRSGRIVYYTSIPSTIDTATWPPADLNQRFWKDYIDYVLGMMGTGVGTYQMINSGYPGTGYGQDQSWGAVTITPKSSLRGKPKPYMYYGDNPQRPLLDFWFGPLTMIDFLDNYDLMFNVWPTASRYCWWPGTCHEAPMYACKLGIQAALNDVQNNHPNDYVSLIMFSVPKSSVNDSSGTRFNGARVGMGQNYSNMIESLWYPPATVGNASATVTPYDSNNLEVPRAFGGTCYAMPLMLAYNQFNAASGCSSYATPAGIAGGNGRKGAQKIIIFETDGAPNTTASAGFVNSGSYQSYYNVRYNPAAPAGSEYPSGINGYSDNDSTVTSQIYGLCDQLVASETASPPGYTSGSRKVLIHCIGFGPLFASGSAEAAANTATLNQMQTIGNVNDGMPGYKLIYGDQNTVVNDLQQAFSTILESTVPVSLIQ; encoded by the coding sequence ATGAGAACCGCTCGCTACCGGGACCGCCGTCGCGGAAACGCGCTCGTACTCATGGTGCTGTTTCTCGTGCCGCTGATGGCGTTTCTGGCGCTTTCCATCGACGTGGGACTGTTGGCCATCGCCCGCACACAGAGTCAGGACGCGACCGATCTGGCGGCTTTGGCAGGCGTGCGCACGCTGAACGGAAGCACTGCCAACGGAGCGAACAACAACTATGCGGCAGCGGCTCCGGCGGCGCAAAAAGCGGCCACCGCCAACAACGTGCTCTGGTCACCGCTGAAGTCATCGCAAGTGGCAATCAATATCGGGCGTTACGCCTATAACGGCGCGACGCAGCAATTCGAGGGCAACCCTCCGGGCGCGTCGGGCAACTGGAGCATGGTGCAAGCCACCACGACGGTCAACGTGAACAACAGCATGCCCTTCTCGCGAATGCTGGGAATCAGCGTCTCCTCGCTGCAGACGCAGGCCACGGCGGTCCACCGCCCACGTGACGTAGCGATTGTCCTCGACTATTCCGGCTCGATGCGGTTCGCCAGTTATTTGGGCGTCAACAGCGGCGGGACAATGGCCGCCAACAATCCCGATACGGTCGTGCCGACGTTCGGCCACTATTCGGCTTTCGGCGCGGGCACGATGTATGCCACGTCGTTTAACTTGCCCTACAGCCCCGCGAACATTACGAGCACCACGACGGACGGACGGCCGCCGATTTGCGCCGACTTTTATCAAGACGCGGGCGGCACACCCGCCTTCACGGCGGCGCCCGCCAGCTATGCAACGACTCCGGGCGGCGACAACTATTTGACAATCGACAAGAACACCGGCGCCAGCTACGCTCAGACGCCGGCCCAGTTGCTGAACTTCGCCACAGTGACGACGAAGACCCGCGATGCCACGTTCGAAAGCGAGGGTTACACGGCGTATGGCATGGCCCCGGCATTTTACGGCTACACGCAAGGCCCGGTCTATTATGGCAAGACGTTTTTCATCTGGCCTCCCGACCCCACGCAGGACTGGCGCAAGCTCTATTTCACCTACCACAACAGCGCCACGCCGATGGGCGACAACTCCAAGCTCTGGAATTCCAGCGGCAATTGGCAAGTGGCGGGCACAAGCAACAGCTACGACATCAACTACGATGCGATTCTGAATTTCATTCAAAACGTCGGCCCCAATCTTTTTCCACCCACGCTGAGATCGGGGAGAATCGTTTATTACACGTCGATCCCAAGCACGATCGATACTGCGACTTGGCCGCCGGCCGACTTGAACCAACGTTTCTGGAAGGATTACATCGACTACGTGCTGGGCATGATGGGCACCGGCGTGGGAACGTACCAAATGATCAACAGCGGCTATCCCGGCACCGGCTATGGACAGGACCAAAGCTGGGGCGCGGTCACGATCACGCCCAAGTCCAGCCTGAGGGGAAAACCTAAGCCCTACATGTATTACGGCGACAATCCGCAACGGCCGTTGCTGGATTTTTGGTTCGGACCCCTGACGATGATCGACTTTCTGGACAACTACGACCTGATGTTCAATGTCTGGCCCACCGCCTCGCGCTACTGCTGGTGGCCCGGCACTTGCCACGAAGCGCCCATGTACGCCTGCAAACTCGGAATCCAGGCGGCCCTGAACGACGTCCAGAACAATCACCCGAATGACTATGTGTCGTTGATCATGTTCAGCGTGCCGAAAAGCTCAGTGAACGACAGCAGCGGCACGCGGTTCAACGGTGCGCGTGTCGGCATGGGGCAGAATTATTCGAACATGATCGAGTCGCTTTGGTATCCCCCGGCGACGGTGGGCAATGCCAGTGCGACCGTGACGCCCTACGACAGCAACAACCTGGAAGTGCCGCGGGCCTTTGGAGGCACGTGTTATGCCATGCCTCTGATGCTGGCCTATAACCAGTTCAACGCGGCGTCGGGCTGCTCGAGTTACGCCACCCCGGCCGGCATCGCGGGTGGAAACGGCCGCAAAGGGGCGCAGAAAATCATCATCTTCGAAACCGACGGTGCGCCAAACACGACGGCCAGCGCCGGTTTTGTGAATAGCGGTTCCTACCAGTCCTATTACAACGTCCGCTACAACCCTGCCGCTCCCGCCGGCAGCGAATATCCGAGCGGCATCAACGGTTATAGCGATAACGATTCGACGGTCACCTCGCAAATCTATGGTCTGTGCGACCAGCTCGTGGCCTCGGAAACAGCCAGTCCGCCGGGCTACACCAGTGGCTCGCGCAAGGTGCTTATTCATTGTATCGGCTTTGGGCCACTTTTCGCCTCCGGCAGCGCGGAGGCAGCGGCAAACACAGCCACGCTCAATCAGATGCAAACTATCGGGAATGTGAACGATGGAATGCCCGGCTACAAGCTCATCTACGGCGACCAGAACACGGTCGTTAACGATTTGCAACAGGCGTTCTCCACGATTCTGGAGAGTACGGTGCCGGTGTCGCTGATTCAGTAA
- a CDS encoding PVC-type heme-binding CxxCH protein produces the protein MTRARLLCTFFLVLAPIVQADDAAVPHGQQRPPGPPLSPAEAIAKMTVPDGFAVELVASEPDIVNPVAMTFDERGRIWITESLEYPRRSPGKGRDRVKLLEDTDGDGRADRFTVFAEGLNIPSGIAVGAGGVWLANSPDILFVQDTDGDGRADKQEVVVTGFGRADTHELPNSLTWGPDGWLYGLNGVFNPSHIEYRGRTFDFNCALFRIHPRSRDFELFAEGTSNPWGVAFDREGSAFVSACVIDHLWHLTESGYYHRQGGPYPAFTWKLDSIVKHRHQKAAYCGIHYFDSDAYPEPYREKLYMGNIHGNCVNSDTLARDGATYFATPNDDFLSANDAWFMPVVQKTGPDGCLYILDWYDRYHCYQDANRDPQGIDRLKGRLYRVRYKNTPRAKPFDLAKESDDMLIERLHSPNVFFRDLAQRLLWERRDPDTLKKLQRLVLDESEPRKARIHALWSLIGAGPLETEFHKTLLAQRDATFRAWGVRAAGNQRKVDRQVRDKIMALVADRSPDVVLQVAVAAKKIEGLDPLPLLFEALSKAGDDKLIPHIVWQNLHPLLENESDRFLALVKQTKLAERPSVAAIMPRVVERVLGRSNPDPRPVAALLDFLTSADADAAPAGRCLAMLVGKVQTRELAGERLEHLRAAIGPIVARLLSRPADSPYYFDASLLAATWNDERAVAFLRNVFLSPNEPDPRRLQAVAALVAADDAHLLDEVARALADNRSSIELRRRILDALGRAESPAIAQLVLKAYPDMEPELKPQAIELLTGRAVWSTELLQAIADRRLPTDALNLNQVRKLLASKDATLVEQVRRTWGTLRTERNPQREQVIDQMRGLLRHTPGDATRGQAIFKKVCGQCHRIYGEGQDVGPDITVNGRSSFEQLLSNVFDPSLVIGAAYQARTVVSADGRVVTGLLVEDSDQRVVLKVQGGKLETIARGDVEEMETSKLSLMPENLEQQLQPREIADLFAFITLDKPPGDPAARQLPGASAPLPRASANPAESP, from the coding sequence ATGACCCGCGCCCGCCTCCTCTGCACGTTCTTTCTTGTGTTGGCCCCCATCGTGCAGGCCGACGACGCGGCCGTCCCGCATGGCCAGCAGCGGCCGCCCGGACCGCCGCTCTCGCCCGCCGAGGCGATCGCCAAAATGACGGTGCCCGACGGGTTCGCGGTCGAGCTGGTGGCCAGCGAACCCGACATCGTCAACCCGGTGGCCATGACGTTCGACGAACGAGGACGAATCTGGATCACCGAGAGCCTCGAATATCCGCGCCGCTCGCCGGGCAAGGGCCGCGACCGCGTCAAGTTGCTCGAAGATACCGACGGCGACGGCCGCGCCGACCGCTTCACCGTCTTCGCCGAGGGGCTGAACATTCCCTCCGGCATCGCCGTGGGGGCCGGCGGCGTTTGGCTGGCCAACTCGCCCGACATCCTCTTCGTGCAGGACACCGACGGCGACGGCCGGGCCGACAAGCAGGAGGTCGTCGTCACCGGTTTCGGCCGCGCCGATACGCACGAGCTGCCCAACTCGCTCACCTGGGGTCCCGATGGTTGGCTGTACGGTCTCAACGGCGTGTTCAATCCCAGCCATATCGAATATCGCGGGCGGACGTTCGACTTCAACTGCGCCCTGTTCCGCATTCATCCACGTAGCCGCGATTTCGAGCTGTTTGCCGAGGGAACAAGCAATCCCTGGGGAGTGGCCTTCGACCGCGAAGGCAGCGCGTTCGTGAGCGCCTGCGTGATCGACCATCTCTGGCACTTGACCGAATCGGGCTACTATCACCGGCAGGGCGGCCCCTATCCGGCGTTCACTTGGAAGCTCGACTCGATCGTCAAGCACCGCCACCAGAAGGCTGCCTATTGCGGCATTCATTATTTCGATAGTGATGCCTATCCGGAGCCGTACCGCGAAAAGCTCTACATGGGCAACATCCACGGCAACTGCGTCAACAGCGACACGCTGGCCCGCGACGGCGCGACCTATTTCGCCACGCCCAACGATGACTTTCTCTCGGCCAACGACGCTTGGTTCATGCCCGTTGTGCAGAAGACCGGGCCGGACGGCTGCCTCTACATTCTCGATTGGTACGACCGTTACCACTGCTATCAGGATGCCAACCGCGACCCGCAAGGAATCGACCGTTTGAAGGGCCGGCTGTATCGAGTGCGCTACAAGAACACGCCGCGGGCAAAACCGTTCGACCTGGCGAAGGAAAGCGACGACATGCTGATCGAGCGACTGCACAGCCCGAACGTCTTTTTTCGCGACCTTGCGCAGCGACTGCTCTGGGAACGACGCGATCCGGACACGCTCAAGAAGCTCCAGCGGCTGGTGCTCGACGAGTCTGAGCCGCGCAAAGCACGCATTCATGCGCTCTGGTCGCTGATCGGCGCGGGACCGCTCGAAACCGAGTTTCACAAGACGTTGCTCGCCCAGCGGGACGCGACGTTTCGCGCTTGGGGCGTGCGTGCGGCCGGCAACCAGCGGAAAGTCGATCGCCAGGTGCGCGACAAGATCATGGCGCTGGTTGCCGATCGCTCGCCCGACGTCGTGCTGCAAGTCGCCGTCGCCGCCAAGAAAATCGAGGGTCTCGATCCACTGCCGCTGCTCTTCGAGGCATTATCGAAAGCGGGCGACGATAAGCTGATTCCACATATCGTCTGGCAGAACTTGCACCCGCTGTTGGAAAATGAGAGCGACCGGTTTTTGGCGCTGGTTAAGCAAACAAAATTGGCGGAGCGGCCGAGCGTCGCCGCCATCATGCCGCGCGTCGTCGAACGCGTGCTTGGCCGCTCGAATCCCGATCCAAGGCCCGTCGCGGCGTTGCTCGATTTTCTGACGTCCGCCGACGCCGATGCGGCGCCGGCCGGCCGATGCCTGGCGATGCTGGTCGGCAAGGTGCAAACGCGTGAGCTCGCGGGCGAGCGGCTGGAACATCTCCGCGCGGCGATCGGGCCGATCGTCGCGCGATTGCTGTCCCGGCCCGCCGATTCACCTTATTATTTCGACGCCTCCTTGCTCGCCGCCACCTGGAACGACGAGCGTGCCGTCGCCTTTCTGCGGAACGTTTTTCTGTCGCCGAACGAACCGGACCCGCGGCGGCTGCAAGCCGTTGCGGCGTTGGTGGCCGCCGATGACGCCCACTTGCTCGACGAAGTTGCCCGTGCCTTGGCCGATAATCGCAGCAGCATCGAGCTGCGTCGCCGCATCCTCGACGCGCTCGGTCGGGCGGAGTCGCCGGCCATCGCCCAGCTTGTGCTCAAGGCGTACCCCGACATGGAACCAGAGCTGAAGCCGCAGGCCATCGAGCTGCTCACCGGGCGGGCTGTTTGGAGCACGGAATTGCTGCAGGCGATTGCCGATCGACGATTGCCGACCGACGCGCTGAACCTCAATCAGGTGCGCAAGCTGTTGGCCAGTAAGGATGCTACGTTGGTCGAGCAAGTGCGGCGAACGTGGGGCACGTTACGCACCGAGCGCAATCCACAGCGCGAGCAGGTCATCGACCAGATGCGCGGCTTGCTGCGGCACACGCCCGGCGACGCCACGCGCGGCCAGGCGATCTTCAAGAAAGTCTGCGGGCAATGCCACAGAATCTATGGAGAGGGCCAGGACGTCGGCCCCGACATCACGGTGAACGGCCGCAGCTCCTTCGAGCAGCTCTTGTCGAACGTGTTCGACCCCAGCCTGGTGATCGGAGCTGCCTACCAAGCCCGCACGGTGGTTTCCGCCGACGGCCGCGTCGTCACGGGCCTGTTGGTCGAAGACAGCGACCAGCGCGTGGTGCTCAAGGTGCAAGGCGGCAAGCTGGAAACGATTGCCCGTGGTGATGTGGAAGAGATGGAAACGAGCAAGCTTTCGCTGATGCCCGAAAACCTGGAGCAGCAGCTTCAGCCGCGGGAGATCGCCGACCTGTTCGCCTTCATCACGCTCGACAAGCCGCCCGGCGATCCGGCGGCGCGGCAGTTGCCGGGCGCGAGCGCGCCGCTGCCACGTGCCAGCGCCAATCCCGCCGAGTCGCCGTAA
- a CDS encoding ABC transporter ATP-binding protein: MRDAVAHFVHVSKRYPAGLLRRPILALDNVTLRVPSGEIVGLVGPNRAGKSTLVKLLLTICRPTAGQITRLGRPWRDRGTLAGVGYIHESQSLPRHLTAWGLLEYYGAVSGLPGRTVRQRATKLLDRVGLADRDREPIARYSKGMVQRLALAQALLNEPELLVFDEPTEGMDLVARRMVFDALIEQRRQGRSALLVSHALADVEFLCDRVAVLREGRLVFFGPTPELTAGDGVSLERAVEPLYHREEELVGV, from the coding sequence ATGAGGGACGCGGTCGCACATTTCGTTCACGTCAGTAAGCGCTATCCGGCGGGTTTGCTGCGGCGGCCGATCCTGGCGCTCGACAATGTGACGCTGCGCGTGCCGAGCGGTGAAATCGTCGGGCTGGTCGGTCCCAACCGGGCCGGCAAAAGCACGCTCGTCAAGCTGCTGCTAACGATTTGCCGGCCAACCGCGGGCCAAATCACGCGCCTCGGCCGTCCGTGGCGCGACCGCGGCACCCTGGCAGGCGTTGGCTATATCCACGAAAGCCAGTCGCTGCCGCGGCATTTGACCGCCTGGGGACTGTTGGAGTACTACGGCGCCGTGTCCGGCTTGCCGGGCCGGACGGTCCGGCAACGCGCGACAAAGTTGCTCGATCGGGTGGGGCTGGCGGATCGGGACCGCGAGCCGATTGCTCGCTACAGCAAGGGCATGGTACAGCGATTGGCGCTTGCGCAGGCCCTGCTGAATGAGCCGGAGCTGCTGGTTTTCGACGAGCCGACGGAAGGCATGGATCTCGTAGCGCGGCGGATGGTGTTCGATGCGCTGATCGAACAGCGCCGGCAGGGCCGCAGCGCGCTGCTCGTTTCACATGCCTTGGCCGACGTCGAATTCCTCTGCGACCGTGTCGCAGTGCTGCGCGAGGGACGCCTGGTGTTCTTCGGCCCGACGCCTGAGCTGACCGCCGGCGATGGAGTGTCATTGGAGCGCGCGGTGGAACCGCTGTACCATAGGGAAGAGGAGTTGGTGGGCGTATGA